A genomic window from Gemmatimonadota bacterium includes:
- a CDS encoding PD40 domain-containing protein — translation MRSFARHASLALVATLAASPSFAQQPATWDVTQPRGTTREIDFTTTEGTWMSVDVSPDGQWLVFDLLGHIYRMPASGGEAVALTQASGIAINTHPRISPDGKLIAFISDRRGQNNLWVMNADGSNPRPIFTDLYVRAVTPAWSADGDYIVVQRSQLPNAGAPGGGGIWMYHKDGGAGVELLPGSKQPASWPSLSRDGKYLYFQVTNQGSQLAGYGGRGDFLSGSAQVRRMEIRTGDISAVSYGEQQQQVQASSGGMGAPEVSPDGKWLAFVRRIPDGTISWKGHTFGPRSALWLRNLETGHERLVMDPVEQDIFEGGKVLRPFPGYSWSRDGKAIYLTQGGKLRRLDVASGVVTTIPFTARVKRTISQLANFQVQDTSASFPVRFTRWASASPDGKRLAFQAVGRVWVMDLPQGTPKRVTTDAFTPFEYAPAWSPDGQWLAFTSWDDTVSAHLWKVRAAGGTPERLTREAGEYIHPSWSADGREIVLARGAGESRHGRGVVWNQYWDVVRVSSAGVASGGEAQFVTRVTNNGDASAGSAFNSIRNQIVRPAYGPDGRIFYLQLFSTGPSTESTLYSVRPDGSDRRAHVSFPLADEAMVSPDGKWLAFQESDNVWVTPFVAGGSGGTPIRIDRNRPKLPATRLTSTGGLFPTWRNDSTLDYGSADRFFSYRPASKRADTTRIALNIPKDVPAGTVAFTNARLVTLNKRAVVNGTLVVRGNRIACVGRCSVPAGARVFNASGKTIIPGFIDVHAHNYREHRGIIPQHNYEGSIFLSYGITSTMDPSMWSQNLFPTAEMVEAGTIVGSRVFTTGDPLYAGDGSRQENFATPELAEAGIVKLKQWGAVSLKQYQQPRRDQRQWVMEAARKHQIQVTSENGDLEYTLGMIMDGHTGFEHPLSYTPLYSDVTTFFGKAQATYSPTFMVGGPGPWNEEYWYQESETWKDAKTRRWMPWVQYIPQGRRVMKRPATDYSYAWIAQGMADMIAAGGFGAIGAHGQHNGLGSHWEVWMAAAATGNMGALEVASLHGARFIGRERDLGSLEVGKLADFMILNRNPLENIRATTDIQYVVKGGVVYDDDTLDELWPRARKYGPMYWLQPDALKGGTVPLERK, via the coding sequence ATGCGATCGTTCGCCCGCCACGCCTCGCTCGCCCTCGTGGCGACCCTCGCCGCCTCGCCCTCGTTCGCCCAGCAGCCCGCGACGTGGGACGTCACGCAGCCGCGCGGCACGACCCGCGAGATCGACTTCACCACCACCGAAGGGACTTGGATGTCGGTCGACGTCTCGCCCGATGGCCAGTGGCTCGTCTTCGATCTGCTCGGCCACATCTATCGAATGCCGGCCAGCGGCGGTGAGGCGGTCGCCCTGACGCAAGCGAGCGGGATCGCCATCAATACGCACCCGCGCATCTCTCCCGACGGAAAGCTCATCGCCTTCATCAGCGACCGGCGGGGACAGAACAACCTGTGGGTGATGAACGCCGACGGGAGCAACCCGCGCCCCATCTTCACCGACCTGTACGTGCGTGCCGTGACCCCCGCGTGGAGCGCCGACGGCGACTACATCGTCGTGCAGCGCAGCCAGCTGCCTAACGCTGGCGCCCCGGGTGGCGGCGGGATCTGGATGTACCACAAGGACGGCGGCGCCGGCGTCGAACTCCTCCCCGGGAGCAAGCAGCCGGCGTCGTGGCCCTCGCTCTCGCGCGACGGGAAGTACCTCTACTTCCAGGTCACCAACCAGGGTTCCCAGCTCGCGGGTTACGGTGGGCGCGGCGACTTCCTCTCCGGCTCGGCGCAGGTCCGCCGGATGGAGATCCGCACGGGTGACATCTCGGCGGTCTCCTATGGCGAGCAGCAACAGCAGGTGCAGGCCTCGTCGGGCGGCATGGGGGCGCCAGAAGTCTCGCCCGACGGCAAGTGGCTCGCCTTCGTGCGCCGCATCCCCGACGGCACCATCTCCTGGAAGGGGCACACCTTTGGCCCGCGCTCGGCGCTCTGGTTGCGCAACCTCGAGACCGGGCACGAGCGCCTCGTCATGGATCCGGTCGAGCAGGACATCTTCGAGGGGGGCAAGGTGCTGCGTCCCTTCCCCGGGTACTCCTGGAGCCGGGACGGCAAGGCGATCTACCTCACGCAGGGCGGAAAGCTCCGCCGGCTCGACGTGGCCAGTGGTGTCGTCACCACGATTCCATTCACGGCGCGCGTGAAGCGGACGATCTCGCAGCTCGCCAACTTCCAGGTGCAGGACACGAGCGCGTCCTTCCCCGTGCGTTTCACGCGGTGGGCCAGCGCATCGCCCGATGGCAAGCGTCTCGCCTTCCAGGCCGTGGGGCGCGTCTGGGTCATGGACCTGCCACAGGGGACGCCCAAGCGTGTGACCACCGACGCGTTCACCCCGTTCGAGTATGCCCCGGCGTGGAGCCCCGATGGCCAGTGGCTCGCCTTCACCAGCTGGGACGATACGGTGAGCGCGCACCTGTGGAAGGTGCGTGCGGCTGGCGGGACTCCCGAGCGACTCACGCGTGAGGCGGGGGAGTATATCCATCCGTCGTGGAGCGCCGACGGCCGCGAGATCGTGCTGGCGCGCGGGGCAGGAGAATCGCGGCACGGGCGTGGCGTCGTCTGGAACCAGTACTGGGACGTGGTGCGCGTCAGCAGTGCCGGCGTTGCGTCTGGCGGGGAGGCGCAGTTCGTCACCCGCGTGACCAACAATGGCGACGCGAGCGCGGGGAGCGCCTTCAACTCCATCCGCAACCAGATCGTTCGTCCGGCGTACGGCCCCGATGGACGGATCTTCTACCTGCAGCTGTTCAGTACCGGGCCCAGCACCGAGAGCACGCTGTACTCGGTCCGCCCCGATGGCAGCGACCGGCGCGCGCATGTGTCGTTTCCGCTGGCCGACGAAGCCATGGTCAGCCCCGACGGCAAGTGGCTCGCCTTCCAGGAGAGCGATAACGTCTGGGTCACGCCGTTTGTCGCGGGGGGGAGCGGCGGCACCCCCATTCGCATCGATCGCAACCGTCCCAAGCTCCCCGCCACCCGCCTGACGAGCACCGGTGGTCTCTTCCCGACGTGGCGCAACGACTCCACGCTCGACTACGGCAGCGCGGACCGCTTCTTCTCGTATCGCCCGGCCTCGAAGCGCGCCGACACCACGCGCATCGCCCTCAACATCCCGAAGGACGTTCCCGCGGGGACGGTCGCCTTCACCAACGCCCGACTGGTGACGCTCAACAAGCGCGCCGTGGTGAACGGGACGCTGGTCGTGCGCGGCAACCGCATCGCCTGCGTGGGGCGCTGCAGCGTCCCGGCCGGCGCGCGTGTCTTCAACGCCAGCGGCAAGACGATCATCCCCGGCTTCATCGACGTGCACGCGCACAACTATCGCGAGCATCGCGGGATCATCCCCCAGCACAACTACGAGGGCTCGATCTTCCTCTCGTACGGGATCACCTCCACGATGGACCCGTCGATGTGGTCGCAGAACCTCTTTCCCACCGCGGAGATGGTCGAGGCGGGGACGATCGTCGGCTCACGCGTCTTCACCACCGGCGATCCGCTCTACGCCGGCGACGGCTCGCGCCAGGAGAACTTCGCCACGCCGGAACTCGCCGAGGCGGGGATCGTGAAGCTCAAGCAGTGGGGGGCGGTCTCGCTCAAGCAGTACCAGCAGCCGCGCCGCGACCAGCGCCAGTGGGTCATGGAAGCGGCGCGCAAGCACCAGATCCAGGTGACCTCGGAGAACGGTGACCTGGAGTACACGTTAGGCATGATCATGGACGGGCACACCGGCTTCGAGCACCCCCTCTCGTACACGCCGCTCTACTCCGACGTGACGACGTTCTTCGGGAAGGCGCAGGCGACCTACTCCCCCACCTTCATGGTCGGCGGCCCCGGCCCGTGGAACGAGGAGTACTGGTACCAGGAGAGCGAGACGTGGAAGGACGCCAAGACGCGTCGCTGGATGCCGTGGGTCCAGTACATCCCGCAGGGACGTCGCGTGATGAAGCGCCCCGCGACCGACTATTCCTACGCCTGGATTGCGCAGGGGATGGCCGACATGATTGCGGCTGGTGGCTTTGGCGCCATCGGCGCGCACGGGCAGCACAACGGCCTCGGCTCGCACTGGGAGGTGTGGATGGCCGCCGCCGCGACCGGGAACATGGGGGCGCTGGAAGTCGCCTCGCTGCACGGCGCACGCTTCATCGGCCGTGAGCGGGACCTCGGGTCGCTCGAGGTGGGCAAGCTCGCCGACTTCATGATCCTCAACCGCAACCCGCTGGAGAACATCCGCGCCACCACCGACATCCAGTACGTGGTGAAGGGCGGGGTGGTCTACGACGACGACACGCTCGACGAGCTCTGGCCGCGCGCACGAAAGTACGGGCCGATGTACTGGTTGCAGCCCGATGCGCTGAAGGGGGGCACCGTGCCGCTGGAGCGGAAGTAG
- a CDS encoding D-aminoacylase — protein MRTLRLASTALALVASSACAPRASVESAPSASGAAYDVVIENGRVIDGTGSAWFYGDVALRGDRIAAIAPRGAFRTARAGQRVDATGHVVSPGFIDIQAHSIGHYMLGDGKAISMVTQGITTAIHGEGSSLGPMNDKLLAAEGDTAVRRVLSQFVGPHGFAKWLEYMVGRGASQNVGSFLGDGTVRVYAKGTEAGPLTVVERDSMKAMVARSMEDGAFGIASALIYPPNTYASTEELIEASKAMAPYGGVYITHMRSEGDKFLEAIDEALRIGREGGVPVEIYHLKASGPRNWPKMPLAIAKIDSARAAGQDVQADMYLYPAGGNSFAACIPPKYAAGGRLLENLGNASLRATIVAELHARDAGYENLCEIAGPENVMVVGFTRPELKKFEGKRLNEIASALGKDWAEAMIDLNVAEKAGLGEILFLMSEENIRLQLKQPWMKFGTDAGSEDPATAQGMTHPRTYGNFPRLFGRYVREQKVIPLEDAVRKASSAVATRLNISDRGVLKAGLKADVIVFDPNTIIDNATFEKPHQLSTGVRDMFVNGVAVLRNGQHTGAKPGVVVRGPGYRR, from the coding sequence ATGCGCACCCTTCGCCTCGCTTCCACCGCCCTGGCCCTGGTCGCCTCCTCCGCCTGCGCCCCGCGCGCCAGCGTGGAGAGCGCACCCAGCGCCTCGGGCGCCGCTTACGACGTCGTCATCGAGAACGGCCGAGTCATCGATGGAACCGGCTCCGCCTGGTTCTACGGCGACGTCGCCCTCCGCGGTGACCGCATCGCCGCCATCGCTCCGCGCGGTGCGTTCCGCACCGCCCGCGCGGGCCAACGTGTCGACGCCACGGGACACGTCGTGTCTCCGGGCTTCATCGACATCCAGGCGCATTCCATCGGGCACTACATGCTGGGCGATGGCAAGGCGATCTCGATGGTGACGCAGGGGATCACCACCGCCATCCACGGCGAAGGATCGTCGTTAGGTCCCATGAACGACAAGCTGCTGGCCGCCGAGGGCGATACGGCGGTTCGTCGGGTCCTGTCGCAGTTCGTGGGGCCGCACGGCTTCGCCAAGTGGCTGGAATACATGGTGGGGCGTGGCGCGTCGCAGAACGTCGGGTCGTTCCTGGGCGATGGCACGGTACGCGTGTACGCCAAGGGGACCGAGGCGGGGCCGCTCACCGTGGTCGAGCGCGACAGCATGAAGGCGATGGTTGCCCGCTCGATGGAAGACGGCGCCTTCGGCATCGCCAGCGCCCTGATCTACCCGCCCAACACCTACGCCAGCACCGAGGAGCTCATCGAGGCGTCCAAGGCGATGGCCCCCTACGGCGGCGTCTACATCACGCACATGCGCAGCGAGGGGGACAAGTTCCTCGAGGCGATCGACGAGGCACTGCGCATCGGGCGCGAGGGAGGGGTCCCGGTTGAGATCTACCACCTCAAGGCGAGCGGCCCGCGCAACTGGCCCAAGATGCCCCTGGCGATCGCCAAGATCGATTCGGCGCGCGCCGCCGGGCAGGACGTGCAGGCCGACATGTACCTCTATCCGGCGGGGGGGAACTCCTTCGCTGCCTGCATCCCGCCCAAGTACGCCGCCGGCGGGCGCCTGCTCGAGAACCTCGGCAATGCCTCGCTGCGCGCCACCATCGTCGCCGAGCTGCACGCCCGGGACGCGGGCTACGAGAACCTGTGCGAGATCGCCGGCCCCGAGAACGTGATGGTCGTCGGCTTCACCAGGCCCGAGCTCAAGAAGTTCGAGGGGAAGCGACTGAACGAGATCGCCTCGGCGTTAGGCAAGGACTGGGCGGAGGCGATGATCGACCTCAACGTCGCGGAGAAGGCAGGGCTGGGCGAGATCCTCTTCCTCATGAGCGAGGAGAACATCCGCCTGCAGCTCAAGCAGCCGTGGATGAAGTTCGGGACCGACGCCGGCTCCGAGGACCCGGCCACCGCGCAGGGGATGACCCACCCGCGCACGTACGGCAACTTCCCGCGCCTCTTCGGGCGCTACGTGCGCGAGCAGAAGGTGATCCCGCTCGAGGATGCGGTGCGCAAGGCGTCGTCGGCCGTGGCCACGCGCCTCAACATCAGCGACCGTGGCGTGCTCAAGGCGGGGCTCAAGGCCGACGTCATCGTCTTCGACCCCAACACCATCATCGACAACGCCACCTTCGAGAAGCCGCACCAGCTCTCGACGGGGGTGCGTGACATGTTCGTGAACGGCGTGGCGGTGCTGCGCAACGGGCAGCACACGGGGGCCAAGCCGGGGGTCGTGGTACGTGGGCCGGGGTATCGGCGTTAG
- a CDS encoding DUF4397 domain-containing protein, whose amino-acid sequence MNRYRALVALLCAVVLASCDKNAVQEITGPLPTSRIKFFHFGVNAPGVNFYANTTKMTATTSATGVESTTGVVYGGVGSGGLYSAIAPGPYTLSGKIAATVDKDLAIASVNATIADGKAYSLYLSGFYNTTTKTVEGFVVEDNFPATIDFSQATVRFVNAISNANPLTLYAKNTLTGTEVPVGAAVAYKAGGAFVTLPNGTYDLNARYTGGTANVITRTAVSFSAGRVYTIGARGDITITSTTATNRPFLDNTTNR is encoded by the coding sequence ATGAACCGATATCGAGCGTTAGTGGCGCTGCTGTGCGCAGTGGTCCTCGCCTCCTGTGACAAGAACGCCGTCCAGGAGATCACCGGACCGCTCCCCACGTCGCGCATCAAGTTCTTCCACTTCGGGGTGAATGCGCCGGGCGTGAACTTCTACGCCAACACCACCAAGATGACGGCCACCACCTCGGCGACCGGCGTGGAGTCGACGACCGGCGTCGTGTACGGTGGCGTGGGATCCGGGGGCCTGTACTCTGCCATCGCCCCGGGCCCGTACACGTTGAGCGGGAAGATCGCCGCCACGGTCGACAAGGACCTGGCGATCGCCAGCGTCAATGCGACCATCGCGGATGGGAAGGCCTACTCGCTGTACCTGAGTGGCTTCTACAACACCACGACCAAGACGGTCGAGGGGTTCGTCGTCGAGGACAACTTCCCGGCGACCATCGACTTCTCGCAGGCGACGGTGCGGTTCGTCAACGCGATCTCCAACGCGAACCCGCTGACGCTGTACGCCAAGAACACGCTGACCGGTACCGAAGTGCCGGTGGGCGCGGCCGTGGCGTACAAGGCGGGAGGAGCGTTCGTCACCCTGCCGAACGGGACGTACGACCTGAACGCGCGCTACACCGGCGGGACGGCGAACGTCATCACGCGCACCGCGGTCTCGTTCTCCGCGGGGCGTGTGTACACGATCGGCGCGCGTGGCGACATCACCATCACGTCGACCACGGCGACCAACCGGCCGTTCCTGGACAACACGACGAATCGCTGA
- a CDS encoding RagB/SusD family nutrient uptake outer membrane protein, whose translation MNRTRLHRTRIGALAALLVLSSGCKDFLDVNENPNAPQVVSANLYLSPMLHWMTTSPQLDGRFVGRYTQQWSLSSGVTVLSTWDRMGYDPSSDNGAQQWRDVYWTLGQNLIDMMNKAEAEQRWDLLGVGYVLKAWGWQVTTDLHGEIIIKEAIDQSKFTFNYDSQEFAYQEIQRLLTKAIELLQKNDGAVDAAYLGRTDKIYNGNRTKWLKLAYGMLAMNLNHYSNKAAYKPAEVIAAVNKSLASNADDPLLTYPGTQNDDINFWGRTRGNIQTNTTGYRQTQFVVNLMNGTYTGGVVDPRMSRMLAPAPDGVYRGLDINVVGFGALAAAQQPMNFHGYVGTGGLQQKGRYIFDDKAKLAVMTYAQLQFIKAEAAYRMGDKATALAAYREGVSSHIDWVNARNNDNGQTPTQITPAEKAAYLAAPSIIPTSAAGLTLTQIMTQKYIALWGWGHNELWMDMRRYNYTDIDPASGQQVYPGFTPPTNLYPDNGGKIAQRIRPRYNSEYVWNRAGLEAIGGLALDYHTKPLWITQP comes from the coding sequence ATGAATCGCACGCGCCTGCATCGCACGCGCATCGGCGCGCTCGCCGCCCTCCTGGTGCTGTCGAGCGGCTGCAAGGACTTCCTCGACGTCAACGAAAACCCCAACGCCCCGCAGGTGGTATCGGCGAACCTGTACCTCTCGCCGATGCTGCACTGGATGACGACCTCGCCCCAGCTCGACGGGCGCTTCGTCGGGCGCTACACGCAGCAATGGTCGCTCTCGAGCGGCGTCACGGTGCTCTCCACCTGGGACCGCATGGGCTACGACCCGTCCAGCGACAACGGCGCGCAGCAGTGGCGCGACGTGTACTGGACGCTGGGGCAGAACCTGATCGACATGATGAACAAGGCCGAGGCGGAACAGCGCTGGGACCTGCTGGGCGTGGGCTACGTGCTCAAGGCCTGGGGGTGGCAGGTGACGACCGACCTGCACGGCGAGATCATCATCAAGGAAGCGATCGACCAGTCGAAGTTCACCTTCAACTACGACTCGCAGGAGTTCGCCTACCAGGAGATCCAGCGCCTGCTCACCAAGGCGATCGAGCTGCTGCAGAAGAACGACGGCGCGGTCGACGCAGCGTACCTCGGGCGCACGGACAAGATCTACAACGGCAACCGCACCAAGTGGCTCAAGCTGGCGTACGGCATGCTGGCGATGAACCTCAATCACTATTCCAACAAGGCGGCCTACAAGCCGGCCGAGGTGATCGCGGCGGTCAACAAGTCGCTGGCGAGCAATGCCGACGACCCGCTCCTGACGTACCCCGGGACGCAGAACGACGACATCAACTTCTGGGGGCGCACGCGCGGCAACATCCAGACGAACACGACCGGCTACCGCCAGACGCAGTTCGTCGTGAACCTGATGAACGGGACGTACACCGGCGGCGTGGTCGATCCGCGCATGAGCCGCATGCTGGCGCCGGCGCCCGACGGGGTGTATCGCGGCCTCGACATCAACGTCGTGGGCTTCGGCGCGCTCGCCGCCGCGCAGCAGCCGATGAACTTCCACGGCTACGTCGGCACCGGCGGGCTGCAGCAGAAGGGGCGCTACATCTTCGACGACAAGGCCAAGCTGGCGGTGATGACGTACGCGCAGCTGCAATTCATCAAGGCCGAAGCCGCCTACAGGATGGGCGACAAGGCGACCGCCCTGGCGGCGTATCGCGAAGGCGTGTCGTCGCACATCGATTGGGTGAACGCCCGCAACAACGACAACGGGCAGACCCCGACGCAGATCACGCCGGCCGAGAAGGCGGCCTACCTGGCGGCGCCGAGCATCATCCCGACGTCAGCGGCGGGGCTCACGCTCACCCAGATCATGACGCAGAAGTACATCGCGTTGTGGGGGTGGGGGCATAACGAGTTGTGGATGGACATGCGCCGCTACAACTACACCGACATCGATCCGGCCAGCGGGCAGCAGGTGTACCCGGGCTTCACGCCGCCGACCAACCTGTATCCGGACAACGGCGGCAAGATCGCGCAGCGCATCCGCCCGCGGTACAACTCGGAGTATGTGTGGAACCGCGCTGGGCTCGAGGCCATTGGCGGGCTGGCGCTGGACTACCACACGAAGCCGCTCTGGATCACTCAACCATAA
- a CDS encoding SusC/RagA family TonB-linked outer membrane protein: MPALLLAPLGVGAATAQAQAAQPRTVTGRVTSEQGDPMGSVSVIIKGTSQGTMTRVDGNYTIRVAVGQILVFRLIGNAPEERTVGANDVINVTLRRVATQLDAMVVTALGQTAQVRTLGTSQQSVEGAAISETQRQNFVNALQGRVAGVEVTSSSGVPGASSSITIRGVSSISSSNQPLMIVDGLPLDNKTLNTGVLASDAPGSLTAFSNRGVDFTNRAADINPDDIESLTVLKGPEASALYGIDAANGAIVITTKRGRAGTGGFEYSSSIKMESTRNTPELQRTYGLTSNAGFSYFGAPYAAGTTFYDNIDGFFRTALTQRHNLAFSGAAPENRINYRVAMSADKQEGVVPNSDYSRINLTGASQSQVNRWLRADLSMQYALANNNQAYKGDNGPLIGLLLWPQTDNAKDWLTPAGNRRRLTTAAASGETDNPYFNVGKNRINSKNSRLVTNLGLIATPFSWVNVKSNIGMDSYTNENSILRHPESVYGNTYNGVLDEANDITRNLTAQTLVNFERYDITSDLSINGLVGNQVSDFKSTTAALKGQDFLDPNFVSINNTNLRTNRTTLLQRRLVSLFSSATLNYKDYLYLTGTLRNDWTSTIPQERNSFMYPSISGSFVFSDAFPSLKQYLTGRLRGGYAEVGKDARPYAFRPSLEYKTTSYGGYGYGFTGPNLGLKPEFARSYEFGTELGFFKDRLGVDVTWYRKQTKDQIVNDIRGSYATGFILFNLNGAVTRNEGWEVTMRGTPVETRMIAWDVQANFERARGKVLALPNALPESYVSDTWLFGNVRNGTAPGLSTRSLTGLFYLRNNKGDILIDPTTGLPLRSTIFIDGGYDRQPDYTIGLTNTFRHRRWTLNFLVDIRKGGDVLNATEQFLTARGLSKRTLDREKPRVIAGVLRDGKENSATPTQNTIVVIPAVQTQFYTSISEELFIEKDINWLRMRDITLRYQLPRGFLRTRDASVFVTGTDLFLITNYSGLDPIVNGNTAAVGGSGASGIDYGNFPMPRGFTFGFKVGF; encoded by the coding sequence ATGCCAGCGTTGTTGCTGGCGCCGCTGGGAGTCGGAGCGGCGACGGCGCAGGCGCAAGCAGCACAGCCCCGGACCGTCACCGGCCGAGTCACCAGCGAACAGGGCGACCCTATGGGCTCCGTCTCCGTGATCATCAAGGGGACGAGCCAGGGGACCATGACCCGCGTCGACGGGAACTACACGATCCGCGTCGCCGTCGGGCAGATCCTCGTCTTCCGCCTCATCGGCAACGCCCCAGAAGAGCGCACCGTCGGCGCCAATGACGTCATCAACGTCACGCTCCGCCGCGTCGCGACGCAGCTCGACGCGATGGTCGTGACCGCCCTCGGGCAGACGGCGCAGGTCCGCACGCTCGGCACCTCGCAGCAGTCGGTCGAGGGGGCGGCGATCTCCGAGACGCAGCGCCAGAACTTCGTGAACGCGCTGCAGGGGCGCGTGGCCGGCGTCGAGGTCACCTCGTCGTCCGGCGTCCCGGGCGCCTCGTCGTCGATCACCATTCGTGGCGTCTCGTCGATTTCGTCGAGCAACCAGCCGCTGATGATCGTCGACGGCCTCCCGCTCGACAACAAGACACTCAATACCGGCGTCCTGGCTTCCGACGCCCCGGGGTCGCTCACCGCCTTCAGCAATCGCGGCGTCGACTTCACCAACCGTGCGGCCGACATCAACCCGGACGACATCGAGTCGCTCACGGTCCTCAAGGGCCCCGAGGCCTCGGCGCTCTACGGGATCGACGCGGCCAACGGCGCGATCGTCATCACCACCAAGCGCGGGCGTGCCGGCACCGGCGGCTTCGAGTATTCGTCGTCGATCAAGATGGAGAGCACGCGCAACACGCCCGAGCTGCAACGCACGTATGGCCTCACGTCGAACGCCGGCTTCTCGTACTTCGGTGCGCCCTACGCTGCCGGCACCACGTTCTACGACAACATCGACGGCTTCTTCCGCACGGCGCTCACGCAACGGCACAACCTCGCCTTCTCGGGCGCGGCCCCGGAAAACCGGATCAACTACCGCGTGGCGATGTCGGCCGACAAGCAGGAAGGGGTGGTCCCCAACTCCGACTACTCGCGCATCAACCTCACCGGCGCCTCGCAGTCGCAGGTGAACCGCTGGCTGCGCGCCGACCTGTCGATGCAGTACGCCCTGGCCAACAACAACCAGGCGTACAAGGGCGACAACGGCCCGCTCATCGGCCTGCTGCTCTGGCCGCAGACCGACAACGCCAAGGATTGGCTGACGCCGGCGGGCAACCGCCGCCGCCTGACGACGGCCGCGGCCTCGGGTGAGACGGACAACCCGTACTTCAACGTCGGGAAGAACCGGATCAACTCGAAGAACTCGCGCCTCGTGACCAACCTCGGCCTCATCGCCACCCCGTTCTCGTGGGTGAACGTGAAGTCGAACATCGGGATGGACAGCTACACCAACGAGAACTCCATCCTGCGGCACCCCGAGAGCGTGTACGGCAACACGTACAACGGCGTGCTCGACGAGGCCAACGACATCACGCGCAACCTCACCGCGCAGACGCTGGTGAACTTCGAGCGCTACGACATCACGAGCGACCTCTCGATCAACGGGCTGGTCGGCAACCAGGTGTCGGACTTCAAGTCGACGACGGCGGCGCTCAAGGGGCAGGACTTCCTCGACCCCAACTTCGTCTCGATCAACAACACGAACCTGCGCACCAACCGCACGACGCTCCTGCAGCGCCGCCTGGTCTCGCTCTTCTCCAGCGCGACGCTGAACTACAAGGACTACCTCTACCTCACCGGGACGCTGCGCAACGACTGGACGTCGACGATTCCGCAGGAGCGGAACTCGTTCATGTACCCGTCGATCTCGGGCTCCTTCGTCTTCTCCGACGCCTTCCCGTCGCTCAAGCAGTACCTCACGGGGCGGCTGCGCGGCGGCTACGCCGAAGTGGGCAAGGACGCGCGCCCGTACGCCTTCCGTCCGTCGCTGGAGTACAAGACGACGTCGTACGGCGGCTATGGCTACGGCTTCACGGGCCCCAACCTCGGGCTCAAGCCCGAGTTTGCGCGTTCGTACGAGTTCGGCACCGAGCTGGGCTTCTTCAAGGACCGACTCGGTGTCGACGTGACGTGGTACCGCAAGCAGACGAAGGACCAGATCGTCAACGACATCCGCGGGTCGTACGCGACGGGCTTCATCCTGTTCAACCTGAACGGGGCCGTCACGCGCAACGAGGGGTGGGAAGTGACGATGCGCGGGACGCCGGTGGAGACGCGCATGATCGCGTGGGACGTGCAGGCCAACTTCGAGCGCGCCCGAGGCAAGGTGCTGGCGCTGCCGAATGCGCTCCCCGAGTCGTACGTCTCCGACACGTGGCTCTTCGGCAACGTGCGCAACGGGACGGCGCCGGGACTCTCGACGCGCTCCCTCACGGGGCTCTTCTACCTGCGCAACAACAAGGGCGACATCCTCATCGACCCGACGACGGGGCTGCCGCTGCGCTCGACGATCTTCATCGACGGCGGCTACGATCGCCAGCCCGACTACACGATCGGCCTCACCAACACGTTCCGGCACCGTCGCTGGACGCTCAACTTCCTGGTCGACATCCGGAAGGGCGGTGACGTCCTCAACGCGACGGAGCAGTTCCTCACGGCACGTGGGCTCAGCAAGCGCACGCTCGACCGCGAGAAGCCGCGCGTGATTGCCGGCGTCCTGCGCGACGGCAAGGAGAACAGCGCCACGCCGACGCAGAACACGATCGTCGTGATCCCGGCGGTGCAGACGCAGTTCTACACCAGCATCAGTGAAGAGCTGTTCATCGAGAAGGACATCAACTGGCTGCGCATGCGCGACATCACGCTGCGCTACCAGCTCCCGCGGGGCTTCCTGCGCACGCGGGACGCCAGCGTCTTCGTCACGGGGACGGACCTCTTCCTCATCACCAACTACTCGGGGCTCGACCCCATCGTGAACGGCAACACGGCGGCCGTGGGCGGATCGGGGGCATCCGGGATCGATTACGGCAACTTCCCCATGCCGCGTGGCTTCACCTTCGGCTTCAAGGTGGGGTTCTGA